The Microplitis demolitor isolate Queensland-Clemson2020A chromosome 8, iyMicDemo2.1a, whole genome shotgun sequence genome has a segment encoding these proteins:
- the LOC103576047 gene encoding uncharacterized protein LOC103576047 isoform X1 → MNLQFFHYTESSRHQTILNFYKNYNLMAEGKNTDEAWRKSKAEDRNGLFNPDTATSSVDSNSTSLADIFDTAFSSTVDPTPQRCPAGTEMEYEHLFAESDIEEADSQNRVDSFTNQPAQHSTASNNLVFSSYRSPSAPIADPRYWRGVRINNCNMCRTRSRRDQVTQPLDNLCDERACAHYRRKRILYDRELPTKHKAKKNEPHKLDNSNQQVNNLSVAGPSRLIDTPVDYSITGSANHVTYTIDDQQSNSNNNLTRQVTNDRSSIQSTAVSAQISPGASHQTTNHDDIPSAPDLQLDWSSSSESDDEDGSIQVLETVNYSNKQNTNQDNEQSDRTVTIVDLTAESDDENHAHSTATNPVPSQVQENTALRNNSYCVHRPPEHPRVVPHGVPHVHQDHHHHRPPYQDAPGTIGLTGTRMHPVYQRMWVLQQRIQEIHRRRLYQRSPAVHTCTPPNAHMYQPARFVTDENSSPSSLPRMCCAANDSGNHVDNYPQHPVLPPPQQPTVYSHPEASGPESLVTNSPIFPSSVLLNSVRNPEIEAPTPDAMHPMPVHQHVHHHMYHWPPPMGRPHLARMPHVHIISPHIQNNVPPDMIPTYPVPLSDFVFQTRHMNTGFENYMRIVDLRRMSHISCGATQESIENHTFPHKYKRVKKVENGEDAMEKCTICLSEFEDFESVRRLPCMHLFHIDCVDQWLCTNKRCPICRVDIETFLHKELAAAV, encoded by the exons atgaatctgcaattttttcattatactgAAAGTTccagacatcagacaattctaaatttttataaaaactacaactt aatGGCTGAAGGTAAGAATACTGATGAGGCTTGGAGAAAATCTAAGGCAGAAGATAGAAATGGACTTTTCAATCCTGATACTGCTACAAGTTCAGTAGATTCAAATTCCACATCTTTAGCTGATATATTTGATACGGCTTTTTCTTCAACGGTTGATCCTACACCTCAAAGATGTCCTGCTg gTACAGAAATGGAGTATGAACATTTATTTGCGGAGAGTGATATTGAAGAGGCTGATTCACAAAATCGCGTTGACTCATTCACAAATCAACCGGCACAACACTCGACAGCATCTAATAATCTTGTCTTTTCATCGTATAGATCACCATCAGCTCCAATAGCTGATCCACGATATTGGCGTGGGGTTCGTATTAATAATTGCAACATGTGTCGAACAAGATCACGAAGAGATCAAGTAACACAGCCATTGGATAATTTATGTGACGAAAGAGCCTGTGCTCACTATCGTCGTAAAAGAATACTGTATGACAGAGAATTACCAACAAAGCATAAAGCAAAGAAAAATGAACCTCATAAATTAGATAATAGTAATCaacaagttaataatttaagtgttGCTGGACCATCAAGACTTATTGATACTCCTGTTGATTACAG CATAACCGGGTCAGCCAACCACGTCACTTATACAATAGACGACCAACAATCTAACTCCAACAACAATCTAACAAGACAAGTAACCAATGATAGGTCTTCAATCCAGTCGACTGCTGTTTCTGCTCAAATTTCACCAGGTGCTTCTCATCAAACGACTA atcaCGATGATATTCCTTCAGCACCGGATTTGCAATTAGATTGGTCTTCGAGTAGTGAAAGCGATGATGAAGATGGATCAATTCAAGTTCTTGAGACTGTTAATTACAGCAATAAACAA aaTACAAATCAAGATAATGAACAGAGTGATCGTACTGTGACTATAGTAGATTTAACTGCTGAATCTGATGATGAAAATCATGCTCATTCAACTGCGACAAATCCTGTACCATCACAAGTTCAAGAAAATACAGCTCTTAg AAATAATTCTTACTGCGTTCATCGACCACCGGAACATCCTCGCGTAGTTCCTCATGGAGTTCCTCATGTACATCaagatcatcatcatcatcgacCTCCATATCaag ATGCACCTGGAACAATTGGTTTAACAGGCACAAGAATGCATCCGGTTTATCAACGCATGTGGGTTCTTCAACAACGTATACAAGAAATTCATCGGCGTCGACTTTATCAACGTTCACCAGCAGTACACAC TTGCACACCACCAAATGCTCATATGTATCAACCAGCTCGATTTGTAACGGATGAAAATTCTAGCCCAAGCAGTCTTCCCAGAATGTGTTGTGCAGCCAACGATAGTGGAAATCACGTAGATAATTATCCCCAACATCCTGTCCTACCACCTCCACAACAACCTACAGTATACAGCCACCCAGAAGCTAGTGGACCTGAATCTTTAGTAACAAATTCTCCAATATTTCCATCTTCAGTATTG ttGAATTCAGTTCGTAATCCAGAAATAGAAGCTCCTACACCTGACGCTATGCATCCAATGCCTGTTCATCAACACGTGCATCATCATATGTATCATTGGCCCCCGCCGATGGGAAGACCACATCTTGCTCGTATGCCACACGTACATATTATATCACCACATATA CAAAATAATGTACCACCTGATATGATACCAACATATCCAGTACCGTTGTCTGACTTTGTTTTTCAAACAAGGCATATGAATACAggctttgaaaattatatgcgTATTGTTGATTTGCGACGAATGTCTCATATAAGTTGTGGTGCAACACAAGAGTCTATCGAAAACCACACATTCCCTCACAAATACAAACGC